ATTTATATCAGCTTTCACCACCTTTTTATTTTTCAAACTTATCTTTTCCATTCTACCACTTCTTCGGATTTATTTCTACCAAAGAAGTGGGGGGACAACCTTTCTCCTCTTCGGTTTTTTTCTAAAAAAAAGAATAGCCCTTAGGCTATTCCGAGAATTATCAAAAATAATCTTTGTGCTGAAGCTGTTAATAATTTACAAAATTCAAGGGATTGGTCGGTTGGCCGTTTCTTCGTACTTCAAAGTGCAGATGGGGGCCGGTGCTTCTGCCCGTACTGCCCATAGAGCCGATTCTTGCTCCTTTATGCACCCGATCCCCGCTACTTACGTTAATCGCATTGAGGTGGGCATAATAGGTTTGATAACCGTTTTCATGGTTGATAATCACCAGGTTTCCATAACTTCCCCGATAACCTGCAAACTCCACTTGTCCTGCGTCTGCAGCGTTTACCGGCGTTCCCGTAGGTCCCGCCACATCGATGCCGTTATGCATTCTTCCCCATCGGGTTCCGAATCCTGAGGTCAAACGCCCCCGGGTAGGACTGCTGAAGGATCCCGTGGCTACCGTGGTGGGCCGTTCCGCGGTTCCCCGGGCGACAATTCGGGTAACCGGTTCCGCAATAATTTTTTCCTCTTCAATTTCCATATCTATTTTCCGGCCATTTTCCCGAATAACATAGCCGCTAATTTCCTTCTCTCCCGAGGCCCCTTGCTGAGTGATCTTTCGGTCCCCCTCATACATGGAGTCGGTATCATTGTATTCTGTTTCAAAATCGATTTCTTCCGTATATTCCACATGCTCTACCGTTCGTACAGTAATATAGGGCTTCGGCACGATGAGGTTCAGTTCATCTCCGATACTGATCATGTGCAGATCTTCCAAATGGCGATTGGCCTGTTCAATATCCTCCGAGGTCAGTCCATACTGTTTCGCAATTTCTGAAATGGTCTCGCCCTCTGCAACTTCATGGACTTCTTCCTCGTCGGTGCCTTTTTGCAGAATTTTTAAAGCATTGTCCTCTTCTTGAATTTCACCGAGGGAAACCAGCGCTTCTTCGATGGTTATCTCTTCGTTAAAGGCCACTTCTTCGTATTCCTTGTCTTCTTCCGTATAATCTTCTTTAATCTTATCCAGTAGCTTTGAGGCTTCTTCTTCGCTCCGTAGTTTGACTAAGGTTTCCCCTTCCACTTTAATGGTGTAGGCCTCCACATGATAATCAATGCTGGATAGGATTCTTTCCTCAATAACTGAAAGCTCCGTTAATGGGGTTTCACTTTCTTTGAATTCTCCCTTTGTAAAGGAGAGACTTTCCTCTTCTACCACAATATTCTCATCATGGCGATCCCGAAGATCCTCTTCCATATCCTTTACCATTTGCTCAACAATTTCCCGATTTTCCACAACGCCGATCTCTTCATCCTCAACGCTGACGGTATAACCTTCATAGGTAGGCTCCAGTATGGGCACTCCTTCACTGCTGAGGGTCACCCCTACTACCAGTAATACGGCAAAGCCGATACCTAAGACCACGCCTCCCTTTTGGGGAAGGGTAATCTTCTTACCTTTGATTTTTTCTTTTGTTTGCGCTGTTGTTGTTGCTATGTATCTTTTTATGTTATTTGTTTTTTCTGTTAATTTCAGGGTTTTTCGTTGTTTCTGCAACCATGCGCCGCTCTTTTCCATCTTATCTTTTCCCTGTTGCCTCAATTTTTGGAAGTAACCCATGCCTTCACCTCTTATTGGAAAGTTTTTTATCTATACTGCTGGAAAATCCTCGAGTTTTTTTATAGTAATTTAGTCATGTTTTTATCGATGCTTTTTATATTATATCATATTCTTTTACAGAATCAATAATAAATCTTTCCTTTCTCGATTTTTGTCGAAATTTTTCGATGCTTTGGTCTCCCTATGGGATGTGTTATAATAAAAGGACTATGAATGATAATTGGAGTGAATATCATGTTTTATAAAAAATCC
The sequence above is drawn from the Isachenkonia alkalipeptolytica genome and encodes:
- a CDS encoding peptidoglycan DD-metalloendopeptidase family protein — its product is MGYFQKLRQQGKDKMEKSGAWLQKQRKTLKLTEKTNNIKRYIATTTAQTKEKIKGKKITLPQKGGVVLGIGFAVLLVVGVTLSSEGVPILEPTYEGYTVSVEDEEIGVVENREIVEQMVKDMEEDLRDRHDENIVVEEESLSFTKGEFKESETPLTELSVIEERILSSIDYHVEAYTIKVEGETLVKLRSEEEASKLLDKIKEDYTEEDKEYEEVAFNEEITIEEALVSLGEIQEEDNALKILQKGTDEEEVHEVAEGETISEIAKQYGLTSEDIEQANRHLEDLHMISIGDELNLIVPKPYITVRTVEHVEYTEEIDFETEYNDTDSMYEGDRKITQQGASGEKEISGYVIRENGRKIDMEIEEEKIIAEPVTRIVARGTAERPTTVATGSFSSPTRGRLTSGFGTRWGRMHNGIDVAGPTGTPVNAADAGQVEFAGYRGSYGNLVIINHENGYQTYYAHLNAINVSSGDRVHKGARIGSMGSTGRSTGPHLHFEVRRNGQPTNPLNFVNY